The stretch of DNA GACCAAAAGATtcagttttagaaaaaaatttgtccgatgatttagtaataaaattaaagattatttaataaaaatatttcttaaaaatccCGACCCACACACGTGGATATTCTGGAATTTAGGTCCATCCATCCAGGCGAGGCATAAGGGTGTTGCAACGCAACCAGAAGCATCTAAAACGAAAAACCAATGGCAGGCATCAAAAGTGTCATTGTCATCCAGCAACTACCAGAGGTTGGCTTGTCAACACCCAAAGAAAGGAGTCATTTCTGACCAGCCCGTTAAATAGAGTGAAACTGTTACTCTGGCTTCCACACAGACACGTGTAACACAAAGaatgcattaaaaaaaatacacttctTAGTCGTATCATCAAGAACACATGATGCTGTATTTGATACTAGGTTAATTGATTAACTAGTTTTCTGATTCTGATACACAATGGGATGTTGAAAAAGATTAGAACAGCTAGTTCACGGTAAGATCAAATCACTTTGTTAGCAGAAAATTTTACCATACACCACCCCAAGAATAATTACAGCAAATGACATCAATTATCGAGTGGTCAAGGACAAGCTTACCACAAGAGACATGAAGCATTTCGACCCTCCACTGACAAGAAATGAAACTCTCCTAATTTCCATCAGCTGATACATTACTGCCTTGGTAAAACTAGATGCGAATAATGGAGGCACTTGTCTTGTCTGTGTCCTCGTTGTAGTTAAGCTCTACAAATGTGCCTCCACCAATACCCTTCGCTAATCTCCCAGGGTTCACACAAATAAAATGCTTAGGTTCTTCACTACTTTCATCAAGAGAAAGCACCTGTCAAAGTGCAAATCatttcatttgaaaaaaattgacaataaGTGGCATATTTAAGCTCCCTGATTATCATAACTCAATGTCATGCAtgtcaatttaaaatttcaataccATTTCTTGTCATAGCTACCTTCACAAATGGAGCAAGGTCGGACGGAAGTAGGAGAACATCAGGAGCTGATGAGATCTCCAATGCTCCGCTAGCGAGTGAGAAGTCCAAGGGTACACCAGCAGGAGGAGGATATAGAGGGTAATAGCTATAGGAAGAGTATATTATATCAGAATCCATTAGTGAAAACATCTGCACTGAGTAGACTATCATGATGTATGGAATTACCTTTGTTGCTTCAATATGTGTGCGCAAATTCTACCAATTCTGTCACCAGGCTTTCCACCAGGTGGCTTGCGAGAAATTTCTTCACCGCTCAGATGTTTCAGGATATCCATTGTACAGCATCCAAATTGTATCTGGAACAAGCAAAACAGCTTTGAAGAACTTGAATAGCATAAGATGAGATATATTTGTTCATCCTTAATATGTGTTGATGCATTAAGAAGGGTCTTAGACAAGTTCCAAAATTAGGAAAACAAGGGAGTCTTCTGgcttttttagggaaaaaaaaacaaacgacatatttacaaatgaaaaataatttgtaaaagaactccaaatttaaggttgaaatttaaattttggcttataagcataagtagaagcgaaaacgaaaagatgagggtgaaaTATTTAGTAGGCATACACAATAAAATTGTGATTCCCTTATTTGCCTCATTGCCTGGACCTTTATGTGTCAGTGACATCAGTGTGAAATACAGGATTGTGTGAATTTTTAGTGGAAAACAAGGAATAGCCTGATTTCATAACAGATTAGAAGAAATAATTCGATAACATAGATATGTCACTGTTAGACATTTCATGATTAGAATGTGTACTTTGCCTCTAATAATTAAAGTATAATGGTCATcacatgatttattttcttcatttaGAAAGGGTACAGTACCTCATTACAACTGAATAGGCTTGGATTAGCCAGGCAGCTAATCTGCataatttgtaaaaacaaaAGTCAGAACAAGGAAACAATTGTCAAATATACTAGTATTTAGCAAGGAAATAGAAATCTTACAGAGTGATGTATTACTACCTGGTGTGTGATGTCTTCGGGCAAATTCAAGTCAAATGCAGGCTGCATATAGTAAGAGTATAATTGTGTCAAGCATGTGAAGGCAGCATCAAAATAAGGCTTGAATAATAACAAGCTatcagagaagagagagagaggttggAGAATGCCGAAATATAGGACATGTTGGCTAAACAATATAGTAGATGGATTAAAAATCCATGCGCCTAATCTTATAGATCATGAATACTGATATGTGGCGACATGGCAACTTGTTCCTAATTGTCAAATTAGACAAGACGACTCTGAATGAGAATGTTGAGCACCTGAGGAAAAACAAAGTCATGGTGCGCATCACGTACGGATGGAACAAGAATCACACGAACATTGTGCCCCAAATACTGGGTGAAGTCTTGAATCTGGGCAAAGATATCAAATAGACATGTATTACTCAGTTGTGTATTTCATAGCTTGCCACCATGACATCTTCTGCATTCCGTTACCTTTCTCATGatttcaaaaagaaatatgTCTTGAAAACTCTGGTCAACAGTTCCCTTTTTTATTTCAGGATGATCAGAGTCAATAAAGGGTCCCATCTGCATCGAAGACACAGCAATTGGTATCGACTGCCAGAACATATTGCATATAGATACATTGATTCATGAACAAGATTCAAATGCCTCACCAATATGAGAAGCTGAGGCTGCTTACGAGAGGCATAAGATAGCAATTCTTGCAAAGGCTCAAACAACAAATTATCAGTTGTTGTATAAGGACCTGCTGCAATGACCTATAAGAAATATGACCGTCAAACATGACAACATTAGCTTTGATGTTTTATCAATTCGCAGCGAATACATTATGGTTGTTATTTGTTGCATCATTTAATAAGTTTTTAACCCTACAAAAGTGATTGGCtacctaaaattataatatgtaattGAAGCACAATGAACCAAATAAACAATGATATAgggaacaaaaaatatttactagcTTTAACAATAAGATGTACAACACCCTAGTGGTATTGAACTTTCCTGTGTCCTTGATAATTTAATTAAGCTAAAAGAACAGTGGATAAATATCAATATAAGCTAAGATTCAGCAGTGGTTATCAGATAAAAGGGCATATTCATCCAACTGTTTTCTCAAATGGTAGAGCAGAACTAACCGATGACAGCACTCTTGATAGAATGTCAGAACTTTGGTGGCTTTCACTGTCAACAGCTTGTTTCTTAGCATGAGGCAGTTGAGCATCCGAAGAGTTCGGTATTGAATCGATCAACTTTGACACAACAAAACAATGCCCACTAGGATTGTGGCCTTGAATGCCAACGACCTGTTATTCAACTTGGTGTGAATTTAATGTAATTGATAATGCATgagatatgaaaaaaatacagataCCTGCCCAGGAAACAAGGAAAACTGGTCTAGTTCCTTCAAGTCTAGGCGTACACGCTGCCCCCTGGAGTGCTCAAcactaaaagttaaaaaaatcatttagttACCATACAGAAAGAAAGGGTGATGAAATAGTTTTCGATGCAAACAAGTTCAAGAATAGATATTTACCTGCCCTGTAGCAAGATGGATTTTTCATTTAGACGGCCTTCCCCATCACAGATTACCATGCCAACTGAAAACATGCTCTcctaaaaggaagaaaaaaatagatatgctTCCAGGACAGGGATGATAATGAATTGAAACCAGCAAAGTTCAGCTGGCATGTACCTCTGAAGCAAGGGTAGCATCTGCAGGTTCTCCACAAAGCCCAGATGCAGAAAACAAGATCCCAGACCTCCTTATCCTATCTCCCAAGTAATTAAACTgcaaatgaaatataattaaacaGGCAGCTGTAAATGAAGATTGAACAAACAAGTTAGAATTGTCCTTACTCTATCTTCTATTCTGTCATACATGAACCTACAACCTGGTTCAGGCTGTGAGCGTTGAACTTGCAAGGCACATCTTTTACTTGGTTGAACTCTTCGAATTATTTCATCTTCTGTTGATTCAATCTCGTCTTTACTTGGCAAACTAGCCACATTATCAGAATTAAGAACACACTGTTGAGTAAATTTATTTACTCGTTGAGAGAACGGGGTAATGCGGTCGCCATTTGTTTTGGCCAATCTGCTGGATGATGGCCTACCAGTGGTCACTGGAGTAAGCTCAGAGTTAAATGACTCTCCATTGGTATTGGTCTTTTCCTGTTTAGTGCTTGGCGTGTCAAGGAATCCCTCCTCATCTGTGTGCGTATTGCTCAAGAGCCTGCACAACAATTACTTGTTTATTATGTTTTGCCTTAACATTGAACAAGCgataacaaaaaaagaaaaaaaaaatcttctgcaacaaattaaaataaatgcaCATCGGGGAAGCAGGGATATGGAACTGACATGTCAACATCATTATTAGAATAGATGTGAAGGcttgtttcttcttttacAATCCTGTCTTTCACTTCATTTTGCAGGTGTGACAGAAAACCATCCAGATATGACTTTTCAAGCTTTAACCCATCCAATTGCCTGCAAAAGCCAGAATCATCAGTTTTGGCTGCATCATGCAACAGGAATAGAAAAGGTATTGCTTTGCAGTGGTATAATTGCGAATGTATGATTTAAcagcttaaaaaaaagtgttcAGAAAAAGCTCATGGTACATCATGAACTGGTAATTGATGAGAAGGTTCTTACTTCTTAGTGAAAAGTTTGATAAATGATGATAGGTAAGAGTTGGTTAAGAAGTTGTAGCTacaaaaaaacacaataaaaGAAAGCAGCACTACGGAATACATTACAAGAAAGCAACTGCCACTCCGGCCAGTACTATTATATTACTTCATAAGTACTGCCTTCAAAAGGGTTACAAAACATCTGGCGAGCAGATAAAGTTCGTTGCTCCCAAAACCATTATTTAGTACCTTTTAACTACTTTTTACTGTAATAATGCAGATCAAAATGCTCCTACGCGTCATTAGATATTCATACTCCCTCTAGTCATAGATATTTCATGTCTAGGACAAGATTCCGTCAAGCTTCTAAAATTCCAACCATCAATAATTTCTCAATGTTTAAGGGtcttcaaatatttaatggcAGAATCTTTGCATGCCCTCCAAATCAATCAGCATATGTGAAATGTAAAATAGAATTATCAGCAAATCAggacacctttttttttgttacgcCAACAATCAAGAATGACCAGATTTTACCTACAAAAGACGATTCCattcgtttagcagttcaggccAGTCTTCAAACAACATggcagcatttttttttaataaatgagtTTCGATCAATTCTTAGAGGTGCATTACGTCAATgtgaaagataaatttaatcCTGAAGCCTTGTGAGAATGGCAGAATGCCAAGCAGACAGATTGTGGCCGCTTTCCCTTCCTTAACCCcacaaaataatttggaaATGACCCTCCCGAAACATAATCAGAAACAATGATTTCCTATGTCCTTGGCGAGCACTAATCACATGATAGTAGCTGACAGAATTTCTCTAATCGATAAATACGGCACCCAGGAATTAATACTTTGATAGGATGTTGACCTATTGAGGTAGTAGACCTCCCAGTTGGAGACGAGATCCCCGGGGCTCATCTTGTAGTTGATGCAGTAGGTCAGCACTGCACAAACCCACGCATCAGCTCGGAGCAACGAATCGAACcggagaaatttttttcaaaaaaagaaaaaaaaaatcaggaggCGTACGCGTGGAGAGGATCTCGGCGGCGTCCCCGCCGATGGAGAAACCGCTGCTCTCGAACTCCGCGCGGATCTCTTCCTCCATCGCCGGGCGGCGCTTCCGGCTCCCTTGGATGCTCGTCGGGGAGCGGCAGACGCGGGATGGCCGgcggggtggggtggggttgGATTTGGGGCCGGGGAAGCGAGGAAGGGGGCGGAGAGGCGGGGATTTGGGGAAGACGATGATTTTTGGCGGGAATACGGCCAACAAGAGTGGCGGGAAACATTTCTTTGTGGGCGGGAGCAAACCCTAGATAGCACCTGAGGTTTCGGGGCCCAAATTCGTTTCCTTTTTCTCGCACGTGCTCGATCCtgtctcttttcttcttcttttttttttgaccatttttgttctttttaattttaaaattcagaaTCTTTTGGTGACCAATAGTTTCACAATGTAGCGGAATAAAGGCCTTGtttgtttccaaaatttttctttaaaaacatcacatcgaatttttagacacctaaataaatcattaaacatagatgaaaaaaactaattgcacagttatgtgagaaatcgtgagacaaatcttttgagcctaattagtccatgattagccataagtgctacggtaatcaacatatgctaatgacggattaattaggctcaaaagattcgtctcgcggtttccaggctagccgtgaaattcgttttttcatccgtatccgaaaaccccttccgatatccggtcaaacatttgacgtgacacttcttctaaaaattttctcaatctaaacaccaccaaagATAGACGTGGGTACGTAGCTACCTATATCCCGATAGACTATCATGTATACATATGAATAACACGTTGCGCACGCGTCGCACTAGCACGTGATTGTTTATCTTGTGAGGCCACGTTCGCCACCCCtcccttagttaacttatccgccTCGTTTTCTCTgttaaacgtgtattttttataaaaaatttctatagaaaagttgttttaaaaaatcatattaatctattttatattttttaataattaataattaattaatcatatactaatctattactacgttttccgtgccgggGCTAAGTTAACTAACACCCCCAGCCGAACTCGGCCTGAGTTGGTTACGCacacaacaaataaatattgttttttttacatcacCGTCACAAATGAATTTTGAACAAAAGCATGAGACATGCAGCTttccaacaatttttttaatacaaaggGCATTTTTCACTGGTtctaacaaaattttgttcacTAAAAAaggatttaaaataaattagttatgaTTTTTCAAAGTTTACACACTTTTCAGTTGGGATGGCATATTGGTCCTATACAGAAAACTAACATTTGCTAACCGTCAACAAATGGTATAGTGAGGTGATTGGTATAAAAGGGTGGGAAAACTTGAACTAGTGCCATAAAAGGAACCAAACCAATCTTTTGAGTGGTATATACGGAATCCTCTCTCAGTATTTATTCTAAGttcccaacaaaaaaaaaactagttcaAGTATTGCAACTTGAGGAGCCAAGTTGGGCCAGATTTCTCTTGCTAGCACAACTATGTTCTTTTggttcataaataaaatattatctgattttttatggCTATTTAATACtgtaaataatgaaattaactactagtaatataaaattaaaaatctggcaggatgaacttttatataaaaaaattacaagaaagATATGTTGTTAGCAATTTGGGATGCGTGCGTGCAGAAGCTAAGGAATAATTTGGCCAAAAACAACACAGTCTGCTGATGATCTGCACCCATGCAAAAATACATATCAAAATCCAAGTATCAATTTTCCAAGCATGTATAAACCCAACAAAATGAACCAGTGAATCAATCTACCAAGCAACCACCGAACACGAGAGAAATCTTGCAGGATGACACCACCGctccaggaaaaaaaaaaaaaagctgaccTGATTGGAGGATTTGTGACAAGTTGAGTCACAAGGATACGCACAACCGAGTGGCTCCGAGACCAGTGGAATCacgatggacaagaagaggtcACACGGTGCATTGGTGGTGGGAACCAAGATGAAGGTGTAGAAGCGGACGACCAATCTGCCTAAGGGGATGAGATTTCTGGATCCGATTTTGGGAACAAAGGGCGCCGGGGCAGATTAGGCGAACACGTGCATGGATGCATGGGAGAAATCTCAAAAATTGGATTTCAGCATGATAACCATGAGGAAATGAAGTTTGTGCATTATTATAAGATAGATGACACGTATAGTTAACTTggtataaaaaacttttatattaaaCTTGCCATCGTAAAACTATAAtcactctcatcttttcgcttctatttatgtttataagccaaaatttacaaTCTTAAATTaggaatttattttaagatttttttcaccaaagtttatctttggcttttagatcattaagaatatgtatataaaagttttattaataaattatttttcgtttgcaaatatgtcgtttagctTATTccataaaaaagccaaacaatcaaccCGAATAATACTCGACTGCAGCACACATCAAAACTCGATACATTACACTCTGCATTCGAAAACCTTAATATATAACTACCTCCCCGTTTTatgatatttgacttttttaacaACATTTgtccattcgtcttattcagaaatttactacaaatataaaaaatgacaagtcatgcttaaaattcttttgataataaagtaagtcacaatcaaaataaatgatgtttctattattttttaaataagataaatagtcaaatattgcaagtaaaaaagtcaaacattttacattaggAAACGGGGGAGTACTAGATTTTGTACGTCCTGAATAAACGAGTGGAGTGGGCCACATATACATCATGTCTCTCACCTATGAGGATATATCCCATCAATTAATTGAATGATAGTATCCATATCCTCAGAAACAACAAAtccatgttttaaaataaaacattaatgtCGGCCTTCTGGacacataaattaaaataaaacattaatggGAGTTGAGGgtaacaaaattaatacatacttcttaaataaataacatgagGAACTCTAGAATTGGATTCTCcataaattaataagatatttCTTCTAACTTTATCTTACCAGAGGGTATCCTTTCACTACATTTAATGGAAATATTTTGAGCATCTTGAACCCTAAAACTACCATCATAGGCTGTTGGGTTGTCTACTCTCCTTATAAAAAGACCACAAACCCTAGAATGCCAAACACACAGAACTCAATCCATCCTCATCTTCAACAATACTAGTAATACACCTAGCACACAACAATGGCGTCTTTGAAAGTGGCAGGAGGAGTTGTCGCCCTCCTGCTCATAGTGTGTTGCGCAGCTGTTCCACCGAGGGTGTGTGCAAATGATGTGCAGCCAAGTGCCAACGTCGCCTTCTCCAAGGATCATGAAATGCACCCATGCCCAGAAGGCGGACATCCTGCAAAAATGCAGAGATTGGGTCAAGAACGAGTCCCCTGTCCACCTGCAGCCCGTGAATTCCCCGTGCTGCGAGGCGGTGAGAGCCGTGCGGAACCGCAACATGGATTGCATCGTTGATCTGCTGACGAGCGAAGAGCGGAGCAGGCACAGCGTCTCGAAGATCAGACAGCTTCATAATATGTGTGATGAGGATGAACTGTAAGGTAAATTAATATTCATTAGGGCATGTTTAATGGTAGAGCCTATTGTGGGCTCTATCTCAAGTCAGGTCAGCaacaagagtctattttataatgatctATATCAATgcaataacatatttttattacactactttcctttttatacacTCTTATGCATAAAAGTTTCCTTGAATAAATGTGAAGAGTCGACTTTAAGCCGttatcatgcatgacaacagcttttctctctcctttcctctATTTCCTCTATGTCACCAAACTTGCTTACGTGGCGGTgacgattgagagagtcaACTATTAGGCACCTTTGTACGTGCCTTTACATGATGAGttactaattaataagttTTATGGTATGCTGCagacaaatatatttgattaatCATTTCTAGCACTCATCCTTGACAGCTTTCTATGCCATGTTGTGCATGGTGTGTTCAGGGAAACTAGACGGTTGTTGTCTATGAAGTATTGCATGGAGGTAACAGAGGAGCTTGATTAAGATATGATGTATGCAATCAGTAGAACAAATCATTCCAACTACCATCattgtaatatatatggtGTGTTACAAATAACATGTATTGGATAATTAAAAATCTCATTGTTATGGTTTGTCTCGTGAGATTGCCCTGTTAATTTGCTTAAGACACAACACTTGTATCTTTTATTTGGACTTGTTtcaaagaagaaaatgaagaaATGTCGGATCAACCACACCACATTTCATAAATACATAGAAATATATAGGCTAATGCGAATAGTTTGATACAtagttgtcacgcccagaaatttacaccaaatttctgaaaatCTCAGTCCaagaatcagcccgagtacacactatgacaaattaatacacagttccacaacttaaaaataaataaaaacaattatctatcgaaatacagtgaaaaagaaaaataagactagaagcatctaatcttcagcttcagctggcgatgacggctccacaccacaggcattcttgacggcggactgaacctcacttcaaccatGCGGAAGACCTtttgactgaaactctggcacttgctctggtggggaaaaattaagcaaggctgagtacaaaccaccgtacttaacaagtaacacccaagagagaagaaataatgaatgcaataggataCAAGAAtatgctaaggttaaattgcacaaagctgtagtaatttagcaaaacagtagataaaatagactgaaataaaagtaaagtaaacatttaaaataatcatccgctgttcaacgttacaccacgttgcaacagccCTAGACCGctatcgaacgttacaccacgtagcgacagggtcaaccctctgcccaatgttacaccacgttgcgacagacccgaaccactgccaacgttacaccacattgacAGGGTCAAACCGGTTCCAAGTTCATCTTGTTatttaaaggttcactaatcccagtgaatctgtaagttcgccccataactacgggcacgactattcaaatagttttactctgcagaggtgtacaagtTTACCCACGAGACAcaactccactacacttgaacgtgcgtcGGTGTATCACCACAGTACCATGGAAAGgaaactgtgataggacccgtgacataaccctccctattcaatcgcaccacacttcaggtttcgtcccctcctttacaccaagtcgggcagcccccttttgtgcctaggtgaatccggaagcagcataggactatcattacaccacgactctcatccatactccatcacgttCACCCTTGCCTgagtacgtcgaatagttcgcagccatgcttcaaatcccaccttacccatttcggcttgtggttagtacgggtaagacttctagggtttcccgagaaccggtccttaattgtcatgggcgcgactctcaaaaccatgcacccacagcccaccataagaaatattttagttgtactTAATCCACAACGTaagattaatcatgatcacaaccattaaaggtctatcaaagtctaaccaataattaaataagaattggtgagctagttgaactaagcatggctaagtatttcctaagcctatttctagtcaaattaaccataggatgacaataataataagtgggaatcaacggatataaaggtaattgcccaataggtaaatacaataaatagatttgcataaaacaatgtatgtttgaatgtaaaacggggaattttataatcacgAGATcgatatgatcaaagaagggtgccacttgcattgctctgacccacgaggaacttcggcgacgacttcgaggaCAAACGGCTCTACGACAGgcgaaaaacctacga from Oryza brachyantha chromosome 12, ObraRS2, whole genome shotgun sequence encodes:
- the LOC102713695 gene encoding DNA polymerase alpha subunit B, which produces MEEEIRAEFESSGFSIGGDAAEILSTLLTYCINYKMSPGDLVSNWEVYYLNRQLDGLKLEKSYLDGFLSHLQNEVKDRIVKEETSLHIYSNNDVDMLLSNTHTDEEGFLDTPSTKQEKTNTNGESFNSELTPVTTGRPSSSRLAKTNGDRITPFSQRVNKFTQQCVLNSDNVASLPSKDEIESTEDEIIRRVQPSKRCALQVQRSQPEPGCRFMYDRIEDRFNYLGDRIRRSGILFSASGLCGEPADATLASEESMFSVGMVICDGEGRLNEKSILLQGSVEHSRGQRVRLDLKELDQFSLFPGQVVGIQGHNPSGHCFVVSKLIDSIPNSSDAQLPHAKKQAVDSESHQSSDILSRVLSSVIAAGPYTTTDNLLFEPLQELLSYASRKQPQLLILMGPFIDSDHPEIKKGTVDQSFQDIFLFEIMRKIQDFTQYLGHNVRVILVPSVRDAHHDFVFPQPAFDLNLPEDITHQISCLANPSLFSCNEIQFGCCTMDILKHLSGEEISRKPPGGKPGDRIGRICAHILKQQSYYPLYPPPAGVPLDFSLASGALEISSAPDVLLLPSDLAPFVKVLSLDESSEEPKHFICVNPGRLAKGIGGGTFVELNYNEDTDKTSASIIRI